Genomic segment of uncultured Desulfobacter sp.:
GGTCAGATCCAGGGGGATCAGGTCGGGACGGGAGGACAACACCTGGCCCATTTTAATGAAGGTTGGGCCAAGCTCCTCCAATACCATCCTGATCCGCTGGTTACTGGACAGTTTTTGATGGGGTTTTGAAAATGGAATGATATCCAGATAATGGTTGATCTTCATGGCATCAATAATATTTTCAAACCCGTATTTGAAAATGATGCCGATGATCTGCTGGTAGCGAACCAGATGCCGGTACCGTTTAGTGATCTTGGAAACGGTCTTAAAAGTGATCATGGTCAGTGTAGATGACCTGGTTTTCAGGCTTTCTTTTCAATTTTTGTAGTCAACTCATCTATCCGGGCGTTAAGTGCATCAACGTCCGCACGGGTGGGCATATCCAGGCGTTTAAGCACCGACTTCACAATCTCTTCAACTTTTTTATCAAGCCCCGATTTTGCGTCATCGTAACGTTTTTTACACTCTTCTAAAAAGTCTTTTGCCTCTTTCTGGTTCATCTCAGACTGTTCGGCAAATTCTTTGGCAAACGCCTCAATCTCTTTTTTGGAACGCAGGGCCATACCCACCCCGCTGAGCAGACTGTTTTTTAAAGTTTCGAGCATATTCTTTTTCCTCCTTTTTTAGAACAAAGAAACAGGTCCCGAAAAAATTCCGGGACCTTTTGGACACTATTTATATGAAAGTACCATTAAGCTGCTAAGTTACTTTCGTGTTTTACTCTGTGCAGGCAAACCCGGGTATCGATAGCCCAGGTCATCCTCTGGCCCTTACTTTGAGCCGAAAGATACCTCGGATATATCTTCCACACAAGTATCCCCTTCAAGGATGGCGTCCATTTTACCATAACATCCGGGTAAAAGTGTATTAATAAAAAATCTGGCCGACGCCATCTGTCCGGCATAAAAAGCAACATCTTTATTTTTAGGGGCCTTGGCAGCCACAGCTTCGGAATCAAGGGAGCCCACTTTTTTGGCAAGTTTTGGCGCAGCAACGCAGGCACGCCACAGATGCATCCAGGCAAAGGCAATATCCCCTGTGATATCCAAAAAGGGATGGGCAAACGCATAGGCGTTCAATGCTTTTTCAGACCTTGCCCTTGCGCCGATCTCATAGGCAACGGTATCATAACGGTCCAGGGCAATTTCCACCTTTTCAGCCAGAACTGAAAGGCCGTCAATCATCTGGGCCTCAAGTATGGTTTTCCTGATCTGGTCCAGAAAATATCTAAAGCTTCGACCCTCGTTCATGGCAAGTTTTCGCCCAAGCAGATCCATGGCCTGGATACCGTTGGTCCCTTCATAAATCATAAAAATCCTGGAATCGCGCATGAGCTGCTCTGCCGGAAATTCCTGGCAATATCCGTAACCGCCGTAGACCTGAACCCCGTGGGAACAGACCTCAAGGGCCTTGTCCGTGATATACCCTTTGACAATGGGGGTGAGCACCTCAATTAAGGCTGCGGTGTTGGCCTTTAATGTCTCATCATCCGTTGTATGAAAAATGTCCTCACACTTGGCATAATAATAGTGCAAGGAGCGCATGCCTTCGGTGTAGACCTTCATGTTTAACAACTGACGTTTAACATCCGGATGATTGATGATGGTTACGTTTTTGGCTGTGGCATCCTTGCCTGCTGTCAGATGGCGGCCCTGGACCCTTGTTCTGGCATAATCAAGGGCGTTCATATACGCAGCGGACGCCACGGCAAAGCCCTGGAGTCCCACAAAGGCCCTGGATTCGTTCATCATTCGAAACATTTCGGGCATGCCCTTGTTCTCTTGGCCGAGCAGGGTGCCGATGCAGGGTCCTTTGTCTCCCAATGCCAGGGTGCAGGTGGCATTGCCGTGAATGCCCATTTTTTCTTCAAGGCCCGTGCACACCACATTGTTAAATTCCCCCATAGAGCCGTCTTCATTGACCAGATATTTGGGTACCAGGAACAATGAGATCCCCCTTGTACCGGCCGGTGCCCCTTCAATACGGGCAAGCACCGGATGGATAATATTGTCGCAAAGATCGTGTTCGCCGGCGGAGATAAATATTTTTGTGCCCTGGATGGAGTAGGTACCGTCATCATTCAAAGTGGCCGTGGTGGTCAAGGCGCCCACGTCGGAACCGGCTTCGGGTTCGGTCAGAAGCATGGTTCCGCCCCACTGGCCTGCAAACATTTTTTTCATGTACAGTTTTTTCTGTGCCTCATTCCCAAAGGCTTCCACCAGTTTGGCTGCCCCGTGGGTCATGCCGTAATAGAGCATGAAAGCAGAATTGGCACCCACCATATACTCTAAGGCCGCACACCCCACGGTTTTGGGCATGCCCTGGCCGCCCACCTCGGGATCATCACACATGGCCAGCCATTCACCTTCGCAGAACAGTTTCCAGGCACGTTTAAACGACTCCGGCGTGGTCACTTTGCCGTTTTCAAGGGTGCAGCCGATCTCATCCCCATCCTTGAATGTGGGCAGAATCTCCTTTATGGCAAGGGTCCTTGCCTCGGAGACAATCAGGTCAATGGTTTTTTTATTGAATTCCTCAAACAACTCATGCTCAACCGTTCCGATTTGTTCATGCAATACAAAGTCAACGTCACGTCTGTCCGCTATTGGCTGTGCCATATGATTATTCCTCTCTTAAAACCGTTCATAATTAATTAAATTATGTGTTGTGTACACCCCGCATACCGACTGACGGAAAACATGGTGCCTCAATGCAGCAAAGTTTGTTTTCCGGTACTTGGGGAGAAAATTACACAACCCCTCCCTTATATCCGAAAGCCCTGCACGACCTATCAAACCAGCGCCCGCAGCATTTCGGAAGTATATGTAGTATAAAAAAATTTATATTTCCAAATCTTTTTAAAAATAGTTAACCAAACAAGCGATAGAGGATAAAGTTATCGTGTTATTTTCATCTCCTATCATTTATTAATATAACAAGGTTTTAATATGGTTATTTTTTTGCTAAAAATAGTATTAATGATCGGTTCGGTTTCCCATGATGTCTAAAACATTGGTTTTATAAAAAATCTTGCAAATAGGTGATGGATTTGGCCTGGGTGTCAATAGACCAGGTCGGTTCCCGGCTGTTCTATAAAAAATGTCTAACTATATGGATATAAAAGACGCATGCGAATAAAATGTTGGGGTTCCAGGGGGTCAATCTGTGTATCAGGTCAGCAATATGCCAGGTACGGCGGGGATACGACCTGTTTCGAGATCCAGGCGGCATCCGGGGAAACTGTAATCATTGACGCCGGCACAGGTATCCGTAGACTAGGTAAGTATTTGATTCAAAAAAAGATAAAGACATGCTATCTGCTTTTAACCCACACCCACTGGGATCACATCATTGGCCTCCCATTTTTTCATCCGTTGCTGTATTCGGACAAAACGGTTTACATCCAGGACAGAACCTTTGCCGGTTTGACGACAAAAAAAGTGATTGAACAGGTAATGCGCATTCCTTTTTTCCCCGTCGGATTGACAGCTTACAACGCCGACATCCGGTTTGACGCATCCTTGATTAAGAATTTTTCCATCGGCAGCCTGGACATTGAAACCATTCCCACCTCCCATTCCCAGAACAGTCTTGGATATAAGTTCACGGAAAACGGGAAAACTTTTGTGTTTCTTACGGACAATGAACTGGGATATACCCATTCCAAGGGCAATACGATTAAAACATACATAGACTTTTCAAAGGATGCGGATGTACTGTTCCATGATACCGAGTACACGGACAAAGAATACTTGAAGAAAAGCGGTTGGGGGCACTCCCGTCTGTCTGATGTTCTGGAGCTAAGCGCCAATGCGTCGGTAAGGCAGCTCGGCCTGATCCATATCAACCAGGACAGAACAGATGATCAGGTTGATGCCATGGTTGACCAGTGCCGCAGATTTTTCACGGATAATCACCTTTCCACCTCCTGCTATGCCGTTTCGGCAGATTTTGAACTCTTTTTATAGTCCCCGTGTAAAACTGGGCGACACCGTTGGTGATTCACTATGTTACATTTGTTGCGTTCAAGCCGGCAGCGTTTCTTTCCTAAAAACTGGGAAGCGATTAAAAATTTCACCCACCCCCGGGTGGTTACCATGCTCTTTTTCGGATTCAGCGCGGGGCTTCCCATTCTGCTGATTTTTTCTTCCCTCTCCCTTTGGCTTCGTGAGGCTGGGATTGAGCGTTCGGCCGTTACCTTTTTTTCCTGGGCCGCTTTGGGATACTCCTTTAAATTCATCTGGGCGCCGCTGGTGGATCAAATGCCCATTCCCATGATGAGCAGACGGCTTGGCCGCCGCAGGGCCTGGATACTTCTGGCCCAGATCTGCATTGCAGGATCTATTTTTGCCATGTCCATGATTGATCCGGCAAAGGCGGGCAATTATCTATATTGGATGGCCCTGGCGGCTGTGGCATTGGGGTTTTCTTCGGCCACCCAGGATATTGCCATTGATGCCTACCGGATTGAGTCCGCCGGTGAAGAACTCCAGGCCTTGATGGCGTCCGTGTATATCGCCGGATACCGGATCGGGATGCTGGCCGCAGGGGCAGGGGCCTTGTTTTTGGCTCAGATTCTGGGATCATTGCCCGGCAGTTATGATTACCCGGCATGGCGCACAGCCTACCAGATTATGGCCGGGCTTATGGCCATTGGTATGGTCACGGTTTTTGTGGTCAAAGAGCCTGAAATTTCTGCCAAAGCAACAAAATCCACCCAGACCATGGACCACGCCCGTTTTTTTATTCTCTTTTTAGTCTCTGCCGCAGCGTTTGTGGGCTGGTTTTATGTGTCATCCGATTTAGCATCATTATTCAAAGAACAGTTGGAAGGTTTTCTAAAAAATGCCGCTGCTGCGGGATTTTTAATTGAAACGGCCAGACTTGCCGCAG
This window contains:
- a CDS encoding MBL fold metallo-hydrolase gives rise to the protein MRIKCWGSRGSICVSGQQYARYGGDTTCFEIQAASGETVIIDAGTGIRRLGKYLIQKKIKTCYLLLTHTHWDHIIGLPFFHPLLYSDKTVYIQDRTFAGLTTKKVIEQVMRIPFFPVGLTAYNADIRFDASLIKNFSIGSLDIETIPTSHSQNSLGYKFTENGKTFVFLTDNELGYTHSKGNTIKTYIDFSKDADVLFHDTEYTDKEYLKKSGWGHSRLSDVLELSANASVRQLGLIHINQDRTDDQVDAMVDQCRRFFTDNHLSTSCYAVSADFELFL
- a CDS encoding phasin family protein is translated as MLETLKNSLLSGVGMALRSKKEIEAFAKEFAEQSEMNQKEAKDFLEECKKRYDDAKSGLDKKVEEIVKSVLKRLDMPTRADVDALNARIDELTTKIEKKA
- a CDS encoding acyl-CoA dehydrogenase, whose translation is MAQPIADRRDVDFVLHEQIGTVEHELFEEFNKKTIDLIVSEARTLAIKEILPTFKDGDEIGCTLENGKVTTPESFKRAWKLFCEGEWLAMCDDPEVGGQGMPKTVGCAALEYMVGANSAFMLYYGMTHGAAKLVEAFGNEAQKKLYMKKMFAGQWGGTMLLTEPEAGSDVGALTTTATLNDDGTYSIQGTKIFISAGEHDLCDNIIHPVLARIEGAPAGTRGISLFLVPKYLVNEDGSMGEFNNVVCTGLEEKMGIHGNATCTLALGDKGPCIGTLLGQENKGMPEMFRMMNESRAFVGLQGFAVASAAYMNALDYARTRVQGRHLTAGKDATAKNVTIINHPDVKRQLLNMKVYTEGMRSLHYYYAKCEDIFHTTDDETLKANTAALIEVLTPIVKGYITDKALEVCSHGVQVYGGYGYCQEFPAEQLMRDSRIFMIYEGTNGIQAMDLLGRKLAMNEGRSFRYFLDQIRKTILEAQMIDGLSVLAEKVEIALDRYDTVAYEIGARARSEKALNAYAFAHPFLDITGDIAFAWMHLWRACVAAPKLAKKVGSLDSEAVAAKAPKNKDVAFYAGQMASARFFINTLLPGCYGKMDAILEGDTCVEDISEVSFGSK
- a CDS encoding MFS transporter — protein: MLHLLRSSRQRFFPKNWEAIKNFTHPRVVTMLFFGFSAGLPILLIFSSLSLWLREAGIERSAVTFFSWAALGYSFKFIWAPLVDQMPIPMMSRRLGRRRAWILLAQICIAGSIFAMSMIDPAKAGNYLYWMALAAVALGFSSATQDIAIDAYRIESAGEELQALMASVYIAGYRIGMLAAGAGALFLAQILGSLPGSYDYPAWRTAYQIMAGLMAIGMVTVFVVKEPEISAKATKSTQTMDHARFFILFLVSAAAFVGWFYVSSDLASLFKEQLEGFLKNAAAAGFLIETARLAAGVGTALIAARVMVGLKVANMEMIRSAYVEPVSDFFARYGAGLAWLLLALIGLYRISDIVLGVISNVFYQDMGFSKIHIASIVKTFGLFMTIAGGFLGGTLSLQFGVMRILFAGAFLSAITNLLFVIMAWTGPALPMLYLVISADNLAGGLAGAAFVAFLSSLTNVRFTAIQYAVFSSLMTLVPKVFSGYSGTMVDQLGYPAFFIVTAVMGIPVLILIVICGARLQIKETKNPN